A genomic window from Glycine max cultivar Williams 82 chromosome 17, Glycine_max_v4.0, whole genome shotgun sequence includes:
- the LOC100784843 gene encoding uncharacterized protein isoform X3, producing the protein MESKETCYDQFGISRKGPQDTTSEHCTIFYDKEKVELLEGGTFWLSESPSVPGSMSWGSEVPCIATWATFQLKGVEPPGFSFQIVNTIMDEFSPRARRRSALLTWQHIASLPPSLPVVYCGGFNTQKESTTGRFLLGRSREHGVVGDMRDAWPSARVRKNVSLIRTYHGFKGDKQGTLEFLKLIFRALCLCWDRQTQDLHIDWILFRGRSLIPVSCEVVNDNIDGYYPSSHFPIFAEFMLPRTVRMLESPVQEDN; encoded by the exons ATGGAGTCCAAGGAAACAT gttaTGATCAGTTTGGGATATCACGGAAAGGGCCTCAAGACACTACTAGCGAGCACTGCACTATCTTCTATGATAAGGAAAAG GTCGAGCTTCTAGAAGGTGGAACCTTTTGGTTGTCTGAGTCTCCCTCTGTACCTGGAAGCATGTCATGGGGCTCTGAAGTTCCTTGCATTGCAACATGGGCT ACATTTCAACTGAAAGGAGTTGAGCCTCCTGGATTCTCATTTCAGATAGTAAATACAATCATGGATGAGTTTAGTCCTCGTGCCCGTAGGCGAAGTGCTTTACTTACATGGCAGCACATTGCATCCTTACCCCCTAGCCTACCGGTTGTGTACTGTGGAGGTTTCAATACACAAAAGGAATCAACTACTGGACGCTTTCTTCTTGGAAGATCAAG AGAGCATGGTGTCGTTGGGGATATGAGGGATGCATGGCCTAGTGCTCGTGTGAGGAAAAATGTTTCCCTAATCCGCACTTATCATGGATTCAAGG GTGACAAACAAGGAACCCTTGAATTCCTCAAGTTAATTTTTAGAGCTCTCTGCCTCTGCTGGGATCGCCAAACACAGGATCTTCACATTGATTGGATCCTTTTCAGAGGTAGATCGCTGATTCCTGTTTCTTGTGAAGTGGtaaatgataatattgatgGGTACTATCCATCATCACATTTTCCTATCTTTGCCGAGTTCATGCTTCCTCGCACTGTAAGAATGCTAGAATCACCTGTACAAGAAgataactaa
- the LOC100784843 gene encoding uncharacterized protein isoform X1 has protein sequence MSVSLTVMTFNLYDDEPQDSPNSWEKRRDLCISVITSYSPIILCTQQGVKAQLDFLQQGLPGYDQFGISRKGPQDTTSEHCTIFYDKEKVELLEGGTFWLSESPSVPGSMSWGSEVPCIATWATFQLKGVEPPGFSFQIVNTIMDEFSPRARRRSALLTWQHIASLPPSLPVVYCGGFNTQKESTTGRFLLGRSREHGVVGDMRDAWPSARVRKNVSLIRTYHGFKGDKQGTLEFLKLIFRALCLCWDRQTQDLHIDWILFRGRSLIPVSCEVVNDNIDGYYPSSHFPIFAEFMLPRTVRMLESPVQEDN, from the exons ATGAGTGTATCATTGACTGTGATGACCTTCAATCTCTATGATGATGAGCCACAAGACAGTCCTAATTCGTGGGAGAAGAGAAGGGATTTGTGCATAAGCGTTATTACCAGTTACTCACCAATCATACTCTGTACCCAACAAG GAGTGAAAGCACAGTTGGATTTTCTCCAGCAGGGCTTGCCAG gttaTGATCAGTTTGGGATATCACGGAAAGGGCCTCAAGACACTACTAGCGAGCACTGCACTATCTTCTATGATAAGGAAAAG GTCGAGCTTCTAGAAGGTGGAACCTTTTGGTTGTCTGAGTCTCCCTCTGTACCTGGAAGCATGTCATGGGGCTCTGAAGTTCCTTGCATTGCAACATGGGCT ACATTTCAACTGAAAGGAGTTGAGCCTCCTGGATTCTCATTTCAGATAGTAAATACAATCATGGATGAGTTTAGTCCTCGTGCCCGTAGGCGAAGTGCTTTACTTACATGGCAGCACATTGCATCCTTACCCCCTAGCCTACCGGTTGTGTACTGTGGAGGTTTCAATACACAAAAGGAATCAACTACTGGACGCTTTCTTCTTGGAAGATCAAG AGAGCATGGTGTCGTTGGGGATATGAGGGATGCATGGCCTAGTGCTCGTGTGAGGAAAAATGTTTCCCTAATCCGCACTTATCATGGATTCAAGG GTGACAAACAAGGAACCCTTGAATTCCTCAAGTTAATTTTTAGAGCTCTCTGCCTCTGCTGGGATCGCCAAACACAGGATCTTCACATTGATTGGATCCTTTTCAGAGGTAGATCGCTGATTCCTGTTTCTTGTGAAGTGGtaaatgataatattgatgGGTACTATCCATCATCACATTTTCCTATCTTTGCCGAGTTCATGCTTCCTCGCACTGTAAGAATGCTAGAATCACCTGTACAAGAAgataactaa
- the LOC100784843 gene encoding uncharacterized protein isoform X2, with product MSVSLTVMTFNLYDDEPQDSPNSWEKRRDLCISVITSYSPIILCTQQGYDQFGISRKGPQDTTSEHCTIFYDKEKVELLEGGTFWLSESPSVPGSMSWGSEVPCIATWATFQLKGVEPPGFSFQIVNTIMDEFSPRARRRSALLTWQHIASLPPSLPVVYCGGFNTQKESTTGRFLLGRSREHGVVGDMRDAWPSARVRKNVSLIRTYHGFKGDKQGTLEFLKLIFRALCLCWDRQTQDLHIDWILFRGRSLIPVSCEVVNDNIDGYYPSSHFPIFAEFMLPRTVRMLESPVQEDN from the exons ATGAGTGTATCATTGACTGTGATGACCTTCAATCTCTATGATGATGAGCCACAAGACAGTCCTAATTCGTGGGAGAAGAGAAGGGATTTGTGCATAAGCGTTATTACCAGTTACTCACCAATCATACTCTGTACCCAACAAG gttaTGATCAGTTTGGGATATCACGGAAAGGGCCTCAAGACACTACTAGCGAGCACTGCACTATCTTCTATGATAAGGAAAAG GTCGAGCTTCTAGAAGGTGGAACCTTTTGGTTGTCTGAGTCTCCCTCTGTACCTGGAAGCATGTCATGGGGCTCTGAAGTTCCTTGCATTGCAACATGGGCT ACATTTCAACTGAAAGGAGTTGAGCCTCCTGGATTCTCATTTCAGATAGTAAATACAATCATGGATGAGTTTAGTCCTCGTGCCCGTAGGCGAAGTGCTTTACTTACATGGCAGCACATTGCATCCTTACCCCCTAGCCTACCGGTTGTGTACTGTGGAGGTTTCAATACACAAAAGGAATCAACTACTGGACGCTTTCTTCTTGGAAGATCAAG AGAGCATGGTGTCGTTGGGGATATGAGGGATGCATGGCCTAGTGCTCGTGTGAGGAAAAATGTTTCCCTAATCCGCACTTATCATGGATTCAAGG GTGACAAACAAGGAACCCTTGAATTCCTCAAGTTAATTTTTAGAGCTCTCTGCCTCTGCTGGGATCGCCAAACACAGGATCTTCACATTGATTGGATCCTTTTCAGAGGTAGATCGCTGATTCCTGTTTCTTGTGAAGTGGtaaatgataatattgatgGGTACTATCCATCATCACATTTTCCTATCTTTGCCGAGTTCATGCTTCCTCGCACTGTAAGAATGCTAGAATCACCTGTACAAGAAgataactaa
- the LOC100797187 gene encoding leucine aminopeptidase 1: protein MAAIATIFVSFTTTSSSPFLTRLTSRLHFAAFPLRSPTRKLMSHTLARATLGLTHPSNIETPKISFGSKDVDVTEWKGDILAVGVTEKDLARDANSKFENVILRKIDSKLGGLLAEASSEEDFSGKVGQSTVLRITGLGSKRVGLIGLGQSPSTPSPFKGLGEAVVEAAKSSQASSVAVVLASSEGLSAQSKLSTAYAIASGAVLGLFEDNRYKSEAKKSTLRSIDIIGLGMGPELEKKLKYAGDVSSGIIFGRELVNSPANVLTPGVLAEEAAKIASTYSDVFTAKILNAEQCAELKMGSYLGVAAASENPPHFIHLCYKPLSGPVNVKLALVGKGLTFDSGGYNIKTGPGCSIELMKFDMGGSAAVLGTAKALGQIKPLGVEVHFIVAACENMISGTGMRPGDIVTASNGKTIEVNNTDAEGRLTLADALVYACNQGVEKIIDLATLTGACVVALGPSIAGVFTPSDDLAKEVFEASDVSGEKLWRLPLEESYWETMKSGVADMLNTGGRQGGAIVAALFLKQFVDEKVQWMHIDMAGPVWNDKKRSATGFGIATLVEWVLKNASKAN from the exons ATGGCAGCCATTGCTACTATCTTCGTTTCTTTCACAACCACTTCGTCTTCTCCGTTTCTCACTAGACTCACATCGCGCCTCCATTTCGCTGCATTCCCTCTGCGTTCTCCAACGAGGAAACTCATGTCGCACACTCTCGCACGTGCCACTCTCGGTCTCACACATCCTTCTAACATCGAAACACCCAAG ATCTCTTTTGGTTCTAAGGATGTTGATGTGACGGAATGGAAAGGGGACATTCTGGCAGTGGGTGTTACGGAGAAAGATTTGGCTAGAGATGCAAACTCGAAGTTTGAGAATGTGATTTTGAGAAAGATCGACTCAAAGTTGGGTGGTTTATTAGCTGAAGCCTCTTCTGAAGAGGATTTCTCTGGCAAAGTTGGTCAGTCAACTGTTCTTAGAATTACAGGACTTGGATCAAAGAGGGTTGGATTGATTGGTCTTGGTCAGTCACCTTCCACTCCTTCACCTTTTAAGGGTCTTGGCGAGGCCGTTGTGGAGGCTGCCAAGTCTTCTCAAGCAAGCAGTGTTGCTGTCGTTCTTGCCTCTTCTGAAGGACTCTCTGCTCAATCAAAGCTTAGCACTGCTTATGCAATTGCTTCTG GGGCTGTGCTGGGATTATTTGAAGATAATAGATACAAGTCAGAAGCAAAGAAATCAACACTTAGGTCCATTGATATTATTGGTCTTGGGATGGGACCTGAACTGGAGAAGAAACTGAAGTACGCAGGAGATGTTTCTTCCGGAATTATCTTTGGAAGGGAGCTTGTAAATTCTCCTGCTAATGTGCTCACACCAG GGGTGTTGGCAGAAGAGGCAGCTAAGATTGCTTCTACCTACAGTGATGTTTTCACTGCTAAAATATTAAATGCCGAGCAATGTGCTGAATTAAAAATGGGATCCTATCTGGGTGTTGCTGCAGCCTCGGAAAATCCTCCTCATTTTATCCATCTATGTTACAAACCTCTGAGTGGACCTGTCAATGTCAAGTTGGCTTTAGTTGGCAAAGGTTTGACTTTTGACAG TGGTGGCTACAACATCAAGACTGGACCTGGCTGTTCAATTGAACTCATGAAATTTGATATGGGTGGTTCAGCAGCAGTTTTAGGAACAGCGAAAGCTCTTGGTCAAATCAAACCTCTAGGGGTGGAG GTTCATTTTATTGTTGCAGCTTGTGAGAATATGATAAGTGGAACAGGTATGAGGCCTGGAGATATTGTCACAGCTTCAAATGGAAAGACTATAGAG GTTAACAACACTGATGCTGAAGGTAGACTTACCCTGGCAGATGCTCTGGTATATGCTTGTAATCAAGGTGTTGAAAAG ATTATTGACTTGGCAACCTTGACCGGGGCCTGCGTTGTTGCCCTTGGACCCTCAATTGCTG GTGTGTTTACACCCAGTGATGACCTAGCAAAGGAAGTTTTTGAAGCTTCTGATGTGAGTGGGGAGAAACTATGGAGGTTGCCATTGGAGGAAAGTTACTGGGAAACAATGAAATCAGGAGTTGCTGACATGTTGAACACTGGTGGTCGACAAGGTGGTGCTATTGTGGCTGCTCTCTTCTTAAAACAG TTTGTTGATGAAAAGGTTCAATGGATGCACATTGACATGGCTGGTCCTGTGTGGAATGACAAGAAGCGTTCAGCAACAGGATTTGGCATTGCTACTTTAGTGGAATGGGTTTTGAAAAACGCTTCAAAGGCCAACTGA
- the LOC100785912 gene encoding probable GMP synthase [glutamine-hydrolyzing], producing MSGPRLRSMNVGDSEAARPVFGPAGNKTGSLSSRKTASKPLRKAEKLYNEAKEKKKSYEMSSVVASPQSHSASVLRRHEQLLHCNLSLNASCSSDASTDSFHSRASTGRLTRSNSLGCTRKRSVSKPRSVASDGVLESPPHGSQSKKRCAWITPNTEPCYATFHDEEWGVPVHDDKKLFELLVLSSALSELSWPAILSKRHIFREVFVDFDPVAVSKFNEKKIMAPGSTASSLLSDLKLRAIIENARQISKVIEEFGSFDKYIWSFVNHKPIISRFRYPRQVPVKTPKADVISKDLVRRGFRGVGPTVIYSFMQVVGLTNDHLISCFRFQDCMAAAEGKEENAIKDDAQQKERDHVMESDLSIAIDNLSLSSE from the exons ATGTCAGGTCCTAGATTGAGGTCTATGAATGTTGGTGACTCAGAGGCTGCAAGGCCTGTGTTTGGACCAGCTGGGAACAAGACAGGGTCATTGAGTTCTCGGAAAACAGCTTCAAAGCCACTGAGGAAAGCTGAGAAATTGTACAACGAGgccaaagagaagaagaagtccTATGAAATGTCTTCGGTTGTGGCTTCTCCTCAGTCACATTCTGCTAGTGTTCTGCGCCGGCATGAGCAGTTGCTGCATTGTAACTTGTCTCTCAATGCGTCGTGCTCGTCTGATGCATCCACTGACTCGTTTCATAGCCGGGCTTCTACTGGAAGATTGACTCGGTCTAATAGCTTGGGTTGTACAAGGAAGCGCTCCGTGTCAAAGCCTAGGAGTGTTGCTTCTGATGGAGTGTTGGAATCTCCTCCTCACGGTTCACAATCCAAGAAGAGGTGTGCTTGGATCACTCCTAATACTG AACCATGTTATGCTACCTTCCATGACGAAGAATGGGGAGTTCCAGTACACGATGACAA GAAACTATTTGAGCTTCTTGTTCTTTCAAGTGCACTGTCTGAACTCTCTTGGCCAGCTATTCTAAGCAAGAGGCACATTTTTAG GGAAGTTTTTGTTGACTTTGATCCAGTTGCTGTCTCAAAATTTAATGAGAAGAAGATAATGGCACCGGGATCCACTGCAAGCTCCTTACTTTCTGACCTTAAATTGCGTGCTATAATTGAGAATGCACGTCAAATATCAAAG GTCATAGAAGAGTTTGGGTCATTTGACAAGTATATTTGGAGTTTTGTGAACCATAAGCCTATAATTAGCAGATTCCGATATCCTCGACAGGTTCCTGTAAAAACACCAAAAGCTGATGTTATTAGCAAAGACCTGGTGAGAAGAGGTTTCCGAGGTGTGGGTCCCACTGTCATATACTCCTTCATGCAGGTTGTGGGGTTAACAAATGACCACCTCATCAGTTGCTTCAGATTCCAAGATTGTATGGCTGCTGCAGAAGGGAAGGAAGAGAATGCCATCAAGGATGATGCTCAACAAAAGGAGCGTGATCATGTGATGGAATCTGATCTGTCCATTGCCATCGACAATTTGAGTTTATCCTCAGAGTGA